From Halalkalicoccus sp. CG83, one genomic window encodes:
- a CDS encoding DUF5787 family protein yields MARERTDHEFGFELRVCRWVERAWEPVDEAAVLVSRQLGTRERRWDTIVVEVDPEGLTEREKFGRERLDSDLLFVVRNAPADWAWYRDALPDPGYPWRYVRESIHEANDRGILDVRRSGNRIEIRRRWEYPDWVGRIVAIENKPDLDASAANALADQIERDVALSLADEVWVATRRTGERVEPALFEDLPVEAGILAFDPEGGDADVVWHPRTLDPASPGTRIIDRPDAGAHDRSAARFEYLPPEEKAKTRLAIAERAYERGWRSYVDTMRPDCRHFEGRFASGALLPWCVAKDREQSAAECSGSCGEFEPEPPAWRTRGPPIEGGPGAGIRRLLDRRRERTRP; encoded by the coding sequence ATGGCGCGCGAGCGGACCGACCACGAGTTCGGATTCGAGCTCCGGGTCTGCCGGTGGGTCGAACGGGCCTGGGAGCCCGTAGACGAGGCGGCCGTCCTCGTCTCCCGCCAGCTCGGCACCCGCGAGCGGCGCTGGGACACGATCGTCGTCGAGGTCGACCCCGAGGGACTGACCGAACGCGAAAAGTTCGGGCGCGAGCGCCTCGATTCGGACCTGCTCTTCGTCGTCCGAAACGCGCCAGCCGACTGGGCGTGGTATCGCGACGCGCTGCCGGATCCCGGCTACCCGTGGCGCTACGTCCGCGAGTCGATCCACGAGGCGAACGATCGAGGGATCCTCGACGTCCGTCGGAGCGGCAATCGGATCGAGATCCGTCGACGGTGGGAGTACCCCGATTGGGTCGGGCGGATCGTCGCCATCGAGAACAAACCCGACCTGGACGCCAGCGCCGCGAACGCGCTGGCCGACCAGATCGAACGCGACGTCGCGCTCTCGCTGGCCGACGAGGTGTGGGTCGCCACCCGGCGGACGGGCGAGCGGGTCGAACCCGCCCTGTTCGAGGACCTACCCGTCGAGGCCGGGATCCTCGCGTTCGACCCCGAGGGCGGCGACGCCGACGTCGTCTGGCATCCCCGGACGCTCGATCCCGCCTCCCCCGGGACCCGGATCATCGACCGGCCGGACGCGGGCGCTCACGACCGTTCGGCGGCGCGCTTCGAGTACCTCCCGCCCGAGGAGAAGGCGAAGACGCGCCTCGCGATCGCGGAGCGTGCCTACGAGCGGGGCTGGCGGTCGTACGTCGACACCATGCGCCCCGACTGCCGGCACTTCGAGGGACGGTTCGCGTCGGGAGCGTTGCTCCCGTGGTGTGTCGCGAAGGACCGCGAACAGAGCGCCGCCGAGTGCTCGGGATCGTGTGGCGAGTTCGAACCCGAACCGCCCGCCTGGCGGACCCGCGGCCCGCCGATCGAGGGCGGACCCGGCGCGGGGATCCGACGCCTGCTCGACCGCCGGCGCGAGCGAACGCGTCCCTAG
- a CDS encoding DUF5797 family protein, with product MTLSEEARARLADVVELQPTKNSELQERWGLESGSEVHGYLEEELSEYYYRDENSLIRATPEAAELVDVEPGVEGGDGETVIRVSGLERQAFEVLAGPEERSQSVVSVLHDLREAYDVDPAAEEVRSALQSLKRKGVVEVEYRSVPTFRRAAARDDVRVEAREED from the coding sequence ATGACCCTCTCGGAGGAGGCTAGAGCGCGCCTCGCGGACGTGGTCGAGCTGCAGCCGACGAAGAACTCGGAGCTGCAGGAACGCTGGGGGCTCGAGAGCGGGAGCGAGGTCCACGGCTATCTCGAGGAGGAGCTCTCGGAGTACTACTACCGCGACGAGAACAGCCTGATCCGCGCGACCCCCGAGGCCGCGGAGCTCGTCGACGTCGAGCCGGGTGTCGAGGGCGGCGACGGCGAGACGGTGATCCGCGTCTCGGGACTCGAGCGCCAGGCGTTCGAGGTGCTCGCCGGGCCCGAGGAGCGCTCACAGAGCGTCGTTTCGGTGCTTCACGACCTGCGCGAGGCGTACGACGTCGACCCCGCGGCCGAGGAGGTCCGCTCCGCGCTCCAGAGCCTCAAGCGAAAGGGCGTCGTCGAGGTCGAGTACCGGAGCGTTCCGACGTTTCGGCGGGCTGCCGCCCGCGACGACGTCCGGGTCGAGGCTCGCGAGGAAGACTAG
- a CDS encoding enoyl-CoA hydratase/isomerase family protein, producing the protein MSENVTIERRGGVATITIDRPDNLNALNTNTLHALENVLDETDDARTVVLTGAGDDAFVAGADIGYMQDLSTEEALEYAELGHRICDRLETHTAPVIAAINGYAFGGGCELALAADLRVASENAVLGQTEIDLGIVPGWGGTQRLPRLIGDQAARRMIFLGERLDAEAAAEVGLVGEVVPQEELDTVVEEMAQELASKPRFALAAAKEALNQVHEGPRSEGLAFERRLWSGLFGTHDQREGMEAFVEKRDPEFE; encoded by the coding sequence ATGTCCGAGAACGTGACGATCGAGCGACGAGGCGGCGTCGCCACCATTACGATCGATCGCCCCGACAACCTCAACGCGCTCAACACCAACACGCTCCACGCGCTCGAGAACGTCCTCGACGAGACCGACGACGCCCGCACGGTCGTGCTCACGGGTGCCGGCGACGACGCGTTCGTCGCCGGCGCGGACATCGGCTACATGCAGGACCTCTCGACCGAGGAGGCACTCGAGTACGCCGAACTCGGCCACCGCATCTGCGACCGTCTCGAGACCCATACCGCACCCGTGATCGCCGCGATCAACGGCTACGCGTTCGGCGGCGGCTGTGAGCTGGCGCTGGCGGCCGACCTGCGGGTCGCGAGCGAGAACGCCGTCCTCGGCCAGACCGAGATCGACCTCGGCATCGTTCCCGGCTGGGGCGGCACCCAGCGCCTGCCCCGGCTGATCGGCGATCAGGCCGCCCGACGGATGATCTTCCTCGGCGAGCGACTCGATGCCGAAGCGGCGGCGGAGGTCGGCCTCGTCGGCGAGGTCGTCCCCCAGGAGGAGCTCGATACGGTCGTCGAGGAGATGGCCCAGGAGCTCGCCTCGAAGCCCCGATTCGCGCTCGCGGCGGCGAAGGAGGCGCTCAACCAGGTCCACGAGGGGCCGCGATCGGAAGGACTCGCCTTCGAGCGTCGGCTCTGGAGCGGGCTGTTCGGTACCCACGACCAGCGCGAGGGGATGGAGGCGTTCGTCGAGAAGCGCGACCCCGAGTTCGAGTAA
- a CDS encoding MFS transporter — protein MARMADGVGNSFLIIVLPLYIASGVVEGRAFGLTESMIIGIVLSLVGFVSSAFQPFTGRVSDRTGRRKPYILLGLGGLTTANLLYLFAGSYLSLIVVRALQGVSIAFIIPTSVALVNELANAGTRGGNMGVYNTFRLVGFGTGPIAAGALVSAGPYSLLGITLGGFEATFYVAAGAAALGFVLVSYLVHDPAELSRAGGDLSVDVFAEDGGLDPIFTLGVASLFMAIGIALFATLQPEVNARLDQGSSWFGVQFAAFIIAQVFLQVPIGRGSDRWGRKPFILWGLVLLAPSTFVQGVILSSELMLLARFLQGVAGAMVFAPALALAGDLATGGDSGTKLSVLTMAFGLGVALGPLSAGFLVSLGFLVPFAFGAALAICGLVLVYTQVEETVGREAPVARSESAPQD, from the coding sequence ATGGCCAGAATGGCCGACGGCGTCGGTAACTCCTTTCTCATCATCGTTCTGCCCCTCTACATCGCGAGCGGAGTCGTCGAGGGGCGGGCGTTCGGGCTGACCGAGTCGATGATCATCGGGATCGTCCTCTCGCTGGTGGGCTTCGTCAGCAGCGCCTTCCAGCCGTTCACCGGGCGGGTCTCGGACCGCACCGGGCGGCGAAAGCCCTACATCCTCCTAGGACTGGGCGGGCTGACGACCGCGAACCTGCTCTACCTGTTCGCGGGGTCGTACCTCTCGTTGATCGTCGTGCGCGCCCTGCAGGGGGTCTCGATCGCCTTTATCATCCCGACGTCGGTCGCGCTGGTCAACGAACTCGCCAACGCGGGGACCCGCGGCGGCAACATGGGCGTCTACAACACCTTTCGCCTGGTCGGCTTCGGAACGGGGCCGATCGCCGCCGGCGCGCTGGTCAGCGCCGGTCCCTACTCGCTTCTCGGGATCACGCTCGGCGGCTTCGAGGCGACCTTCTACGTCGCCGCCGGAGCCGCCGCGCTCGGGTTCGTGCTGGTCTCCTACCTCGTTCACGATCCCGCGGAGCTCTCGAGGGCCGGCGGCGACCTCTCGGTCGACGTGTTCGCCGAGGACGGTGGACTCGATCCGATCTTCACGCTCGGCGTCGCCTCGCTGTTCATGGCGATCGGGATCGCGCTGTTCGCCACCCTCCAGCCCGAGGTCAACGCCCGGCTCGATCAGGGTTCGAGCTGGTTCGGCGTCCAGTTCGCGGCGTTCATCATCGCACAGGTCTTCCTGCAGGTCCCCATCGGCCGGGGGAGCGACCGCTGGGGTCGAAAGCCGTTCATCCTCTGGGGGCTGGTCCTGCTGGCGCCCTCGACGTTCGTCCAGGGCGTGATCCTGAGCTCCGAGCTGATGCTGCTCGCGCGGTTCCTCCAGGGCGTCGCGGGCGCGATGGTGTTCGCCCCCGCGCTCGCGCTGGCGGGCGATCTCGCGACCGGCGGCGACTCCGGAACCAAACTGTCGGTGCTGACGATGGCGTTCGGCCTCGGCGTTGCGCTCGGCCCGCTCAGCGCGGGCTTCCTCGTCAGTTTGGGCTTTCTCGTCCCGTTCGCCTTCGGGGCGGCGCTCGCGATCTGTGGTCTCGTGCTCGTCTACACGCAGGTCGAGGAGACCGTCGGTCGCGAGGCGCCCGTGGCCCGCTCGGAGAGCGCGCCGCAGGACTGA
- a CDS encoding DUF5789 family protein, whose protein sequence is MTREVKLSRVDEVLDELSYPIPRDDAAIELEDVTLLLADGEANLGELVSETGSDAFSSQEDLRSEINNVLPREAVGEPYQSEGEG, encoded by the coding sequence GTGACACGAGAAGTCAAACTCAGCCGCGTCGACGAGGTGCTCGACGAGCTCTCCTACCCGATCCCGCGCGACGACGCCGCCATCGAGCTCGAGGACGTGACGCTGCTTCTGGCCGACGGCGAGGCGAACCTCGGCGAACTCGTCTCCGAGACCGGTAGCGACGCCTTCTCGTCGCAGGAGGACCTCCGAAGCGAGATCAACAACGTCCTGCCCCGCGAGGCGGTCGGCGAGCCCTACCAGTCCGAGGGGGAGGGCTAG
- a CDS encoding transcription factor S, with the protein MEFCDECGSMMMADSGVWVCNGCGHEQPKGDSASYTVTDAQEKSEVIESGAENSGLPTTSAQCPECGNDRAYWYMQQIRSADESETRFFVCTECEHKWREDDH; encoded by the coding sequence ATGGAGTTCTGCGACGAATGCGGCTCGATGATGATGGCCGATAGCGGCGTCTGGGTCTGTAACGGCTGCGGACACGAACAGCCCAAGGGCGACAGCGCCTCGTATACGGTCACCGACGCCCAGGAGAAGAGCGAGGTCATCGAGTCGGGTGCTGAGAACAGCGGCCTGCCGACGACGAGCGCACAGTGTCCCGAGTGCGGCAACGATCGGGCCTACTGGTACATGCAGCAGATCCGGTCGGCCGACGAGAGCGAGACGCGATTCTTCGTCTGCACCGAGTGCGAGCACAAGTGGCGCGAGGACGACCACTGA
- a CDS encoding potassium channel family protein — protein sequence MGPFSGDRSSATVEYEPVSVKDLLIEMKDTAELLIDLSFSAVLLNSEAIAKEVLRLEEKMDVLRLRARMSLLMASRNPSDAEALAPVLGIVSGTEKISDATGDIAKVVLEEVGLPEAMRTAIPEAVETLVRTSVVEGSEYADRTLGEINLESETGVRVIAIRRGDDWILNPDPSTELRIDDVVLLRGPDAGIAEVYETLSDEPYTPVTVDDTDVQRFQHRPATAFLERAVDSIVLMRNLSELAVDLSYGAILFDNAELAEEVHNLEVEVDALRSRFEAWTLQAAADADDPIALRGLLHLGFSTEEISDAALEISEGVLREIDVHPVVELAVQESDEIITRVTVNEGSALDGTSLVEGVPEEDVSINVLAVRRPEEGWVLVPGADTRLRAGDVLIAKGTRTSEETFRELASAA from the coding sequence ATGGGCCCGTTTAGCGGCGATCGCTCGTCGGCCACGGTCGAGTACGAGCCGGTGAGCGTCAAGGACCTGCTCATCGAGATGAAGGACACCGCAGAGCTCCTCATCGACCTCTCCTTCTCCGCGGTGCTGCTCAACAGCGAGGCGATCGCCAAGGAAGTGCTCCGTCTCGAGGAGAAGATGGACGTCCTCCGGCTCCGAGCCCGAATGAGCCTGCTGATGGCCTCGCGCAACCCCAGCGATGCCGAGGCGCTCGCACCCGTGTTGGGAATCGTCAGCGGCACGGAGAAGATCAGCGACGCGACCGGCGACATCGCGAAGGTCGTCCTCGAGGAGGTCGGCCTCCCCGAGGCGATGCGCACCGCGATCCCGGAGGCGGTCGAGACGCTCGTCCGGACGAGCGTCGTCGAGGGATCCGAGTACGCGGATCGCACGCTCGGCGAGATCAACCTCGAGTCCGAGACCGGGGTTCGGGTGATCGCCATCCGTCGTGGCGACGACTGGATCCTCAACCCGGATCCCTCGACCGAGCTCCGGATCGACGACGTGGTTCTGCTTCGCGGTCCCGATGCCGGGATCGCGGAGGTCTACGAGACGCTCAGCGACGAGCCGTACACCCCGGTGACCGTCGACGATACGGACGTACAGAGGTTTCAGCACCGCCCTGCAACGGCTTTCCTCGAACGCGCGGTCGACTCGATCGTACTGATGAGGAACCTGAGCGAACTCGCGGTCGACCTCTCCTACGGCGCGATCCTCTTCGACAACGCGGAACTGGCCGAGGAGGTCCACAACCTCGAGGTGGAGGTCGACGCGCTCCGCTCGCGGTTCGAGGCCTGGACGCTGCAGGCGGCTGCCGACGCGGACGATCCTATCGCGCTGCGCGGACTGCTCCATCTCGGGTTCAGCACCGAGGAGATCAGCGATGCGGCCCTCGAGATCAGCGAGGGAGTCCTCCGAGAGATCGACGTCCATCCCGTCGTCGAGCTCGCGGTCCAGGAGAGCGACGAGATCATCACCCGGGTCACCGTCAACGAGGGAAGCGCTCTCGACGGAACGTCGCTCGTCGAGGGCGTACCGGAGGAGGACGTGAGCATCAACGTGCTGGCCGTCAGACGGCCCGAGGAGGGATGGGTGCTCGTTCCCGGCGCCGATACCCGACTCCGGGCGGGCGACGTGCTGATCGCGAAGGGAACGCGAACGTCCGAGGAGACGTTCCGCGAGCTGGCGTCGGCCGCATAG
- a CDS encoding polysaccharide deacetylase family protein encodes MRNGTPTGIDRTNRRRFLATLGAGSIAMAAGCTDQVSNGGGDDGGENDSNGNGTAPEGEGDGDGNGESVVQPAITHGELVSDFDGDLDEWFALEGEMVADEEEFLTGSRTVRIEGDGASAGIARSYPDGLNMEGQHLSLAVRVATPRPARVTVRILAPGLADQVWSTRTILSPYEGWLRMDVGYTGQRGEPFLDDVQEIQITLDDPNAATGGEEETEEGTETAFDEGDAEGGNETGGNETGNGSEGLTLTTEPLLQMENETGEEAEGDGIRFWVDDLRMTPQASQGYVMLVFDDNVRSQYENAFPLFQERDMQGVAAVIPPTLNRPPRLTIDQLREMRDAGWDVSAQSERSQGLAEMEPEEAREALQSDQEYLDNRGFPDGARSHFVPFHNVNQEVVDIVREYYELNSYFGGTPNAVPFTDPMHLSRVNMFDLDAFTSMIDVAAQHNQLAIGLAHGVVPEDEIEDDPLADMTVEQLEELLDYIEQSDAQLVTASDLIDNQDDL; translated from the coding sequence ATGAGAAACGGAACACCTACGGGGATCGACCGAACGAATCGGAGGCGCTTCCTCGCGACGCTCGGGGCGGGGTCGATAGCGATGGCGGCCGGCTGTACGGATCAGGTCTCCAACGGTGGAGGAGACGACGGCGGCGAGAACGACTCGAACGGAAACGGGACGGCACCGGAGGGGGAGGGAGACGGCGACGGGAACGGGGAGAGCGTCGTCCAACCCGCGATCACCCACGGCGAACTCGTCAGCGACTTCGATGGGGATCTCGACGAGTGGTTCGCGCTCGAGGGGGAGATGGTCGCCGACGAGGAGGAGTTCCTCACTGGTTCACGAACCGTCCGGATCGAGGGCGACGGTGCGAGTGCAGGCATCGCCCGGTCGTACCCCGACGGTCTGAACATGGAGGGTCAACACCTCTCGCTTGCGGTACGCGTCGCCACCCCGCGGCCCGCGCGGGTGACGGTTCGGATCCTCGCGCCGGGCCTGGCCGACCAGGTCTGGAGTACGCGGACGATCCTCTCGCCGTACGAGGGGTGGCTTCGGATGGACGTCGGCTACACCGGCCAGCGCGGCGAGCCGTTCCTCGACGACGTCCAGGAGATCCAGATCACTCTCGACGATCCGAATGCGGCCACTGGGGGCGAGGAGGAGACCGAAGAGGGGACCGAGACGGCGTTCGACGAGGGCGATGCCGAGGGTGGGAACGAAACCGGGGGGAACGAGACCGGAAACGGGAGCGAGGGGCTCACGCTCACGACCGAACCGCTCCTCCAGATGGAGAACGAGACCGGCGAGGAGGCGGAGGGAGACGGCATCCGGTTCTGGGTCGACGACCTCCGGATGACGCCGCAGGCGAGCCAGGGCTACGTGATGCTCGTCTTCGACGACAACGTCCGATCCCAGTACGAGAACGCCTTTCCCCTCTTTCAGGAACGCGACATGCAGGGGGTCGCAGCCGTGATCCCGCCGACGCTCAATCGCCCCCCGCGACTCACCATCGACCAGCTCCGCGAGATGCGCGACGCCGGCTGGGACGTCTCCGCCCAGTCCGAACGCAGCCAGGGACTCGCGGAGATGGAACCCGAGGAGGCGCGCGAGGCGCTCCAGTCCGATCAGGAGTACCTCGATAACCGCGGCTTCCCCGACGGCGCACGCTCGCACTTCGTGCCGTTCCACAACGTCAACCAGGAGGTCGTCGACATCGTTCGCGAGTACTACGAACTGAACTCCTACTTCGGCGGGACGCCGAACGCCGTCCCGTTCACCGATCCGATGCACCTCTCACGGGTCAACATGTTCGATCTCGACGCGTTCACGTCGATGATCGACGTGGCCGCCCAGCACAACCAGCTCGCGATCGGGCTGGCCCACGGCGTCGTCCCCGAGGACGAGATCGAGGACGACCCCCTCGCCGACATGACCGTCGAACAGCTCGAGGAGCTCCTCGACTACATCGAGCAGAGCGACGCCCAGCTCGTCACCGCCTCCGACCTGATCGACAACCAGGACGACCTCTGA
- a CDS encoding HalOD1 output domain-containing protein — protein sequence MTSWPRGEPACRLPYEEDASYAVIEAIATVTDRSPTDIGPLSEAIDPEALDEVFASTFDDRPRAGGTICFPFEGLLVLVDAENREVCAYERDGRR from the coding sequence ATGACGTCGTGGCCGCGGGGGGAACCAGCGTGCCGGCTACCGTACGAGGAGGACGCCTCCTATGCGGTGATCGAGGCGATCGCGACCGTCACCGATCGATCGCCGACCGACATCGGCCCGTTGAGCGAGGCGATCGATCCAGAGGCGCTCGACGAGGTGTTCGCGTCGACGTTCGACGACCGCCCGCGAGCGGGCGGAACGATCTGTTTCCCGTTCGAGGGGCTGCTCGTGCTGGTCGATGCCGAGAACCGGGAGGTCTGCGCGTACGAGCGGGACGGTCGGCGGTGA
- a CDS encoding methyltransferase domain-containing protein, giving the protein MILLVHDDREYLREPGTELQTDLGVLEIPGDAEPGDVLTTHLGEEFRVRRLRGPDLFDHFERTGAPMLPRDVGLVVGETGVAAGDRVLDAGTGTGVLAGYLGRLGVDVLTYERDPEFADVARENMVLAGVTDRVEVRTGDVLDDLDALSSGFDVLTLDTEDAPKVVERAPGLLSEGGFLAVYSPFVEATREVVQVARERLSEVRAVETIQRELDVDARGTRPSTGPVGHSGYLVFARNV; this is encoded by the coding sequence GTGATACTGCTGGTCCACGACGACCGCGAGTACCTCCGTGAGCCGGGCACGGAGCTCCAGACCGACCTCGGCGTGCTCGAGATCCCCGGGGACGCCGAACCGGGCGACGTTCTCACGACGCATCTGGGCGAGGAGTTCCGCGTCCGCCGGCTCCGCGGCCCCGATCTCTTCGACCACTTCGAGCGCACCGGCGCGCCGATGCTGCCGCGCGACGTCGGGCTGGTCGTCGGCGAGACCGGCGTCGCCGCCGGTGATCGAGTACTCGACGCCGGAACCGGGACCGGCGTGCTCGCGGGCTATCTCGGCCGGCTCGGCGTCGACGTGCTCACCTACGAGCGCGACCCCGAGTTCGCCGACGTCGCCCGCGAGAACATGGTGCTCGCCGGCGTGACCGACCGGGTCGAGGTCCGCACGGGCGACGTCCTCGACGACTTGGACGCGCTCTCGAGCGGGTTCGACGTCCTCACCCTCGACACCGAGGACGCCCCGAAGGTGGTCGAACGCGCACCCGGTCTGCTGTCCGAGGGGGGTTTTCTCGCCGTCTACTCGCCGTTCGTCGAGGCCACCCGCGAGGTGGTCCAGGTAGCCCGCGAGCGCCTCTCCGAGGTCCGCGCGGTCGAGACGATTCAACGCGAACTCGACGTCGACGCCAGGGGGACGCGTCCGAGCACGGGCCCCGTGGGCCACTCGGGCTACCTCGTCTTCGCGCGGAACGTCTGA
- a CDS encoding nascent polypeptide-associated complex protein, whose amino-acid sequence MFGGGGGGGLDPRKMEQMMKQMGIDVEELDATEVVITTGDGDELVFTDADVTRMDAQGQQTYQIVGEPERRGADAGNAGDADDAGDDAAIEDADIPADDVEIVAMRTGAGEEDARAALEETDGDLAAAVERLESEPQ is encoded by the coding sequence ATGTTCGGAGGAGGCGGCGGCGGCGGACTCGACCCGCGCAAGATGGAACAGATGATGAAACAGATGGGGATCGACGTCGAGGAGCTCGACGCGACCGAGGTCGTGATCACCACCGGCGACGGCGACGAGCTCGTCTTCACCGACGCCGACGTCACCCGAATGGACGCTCAGGGCCAACAGACCTACCAGATCGTCGGCGAGCCCGAGCGCCGCGGCGCGGACGCGGGCAACGCCGGCGATGCCGATGACGCCGGCGACGACGCCGCGATCGAGGACGCGGACATCCCCGCGGACGACGTCGAGATCGTCGCGATGCGCACGGGCGCGGGCGAGGAGGACGCCCGCGCGGCCCTCGAGGAGACCGACGGCGACCTCGCGGCAGCGGTCGAGCGGCTCGAATCCGAGCCGCAGTGA